AATTGTACTGCACCCCAATTGTTAGACCAAAATCTAACGATTGAGGTGTTTTTTATGGCTAAACATGATTTTAACTTTAAAATGAAAGTTGTTAAATCATACTTAGATGGAGAAGGAGGGCTTGGTTCAATAGCAAAGCAATATGGCCTTGGTAGTGAAACTCAAGTTAAAACATGGGTTAATGTATACAATACATTAGGAGAAGAGGAATTAAAAAGAAAAAAACAAAGAACTTGTTATACTATACAGTTCAAGCTAGATGTTATAAACTATATGTTAATAACTAAATCTAGTGTGCAAGAAGTCGCTAACCATTTTGGTATGAACAATATCTCACTTATAGTAACTTGGAAACAAAAATTTTTAAATGATGGTGTCGATGCCTTGTTAAAAAAGAAAGGGATACCAATCATGAATAAAAATATTAAACAAGAAAAAATTAACAAGAGAAGAAGAGTTAGAGCGTGAAAATGAACTTTTAAGAGCGGAGTTC
Above is a genomic segment from Romboutsia lituseburensis containing:
- a CDS encoding transposase — its product is MAKHDFNFKMKVVKSYLDGEGGLGSIAKQYGLGSETQVKTWVNVYNTLGEEELKRKKQRTCYTIQFKLDVINYMLITKSSVQEVANHFGMNNISLIVTWKQKFLNDGVDALLKKKGIPIMNKNIKQEKINKRRRVRA